The Mastacembelus armatus chromosome 9, fMasArm1.2, whole genome shotgun sequence genome contains a region encoding:
- the LOC113138535 gene encoding leucine-rich repeat-containing protein 43-like isoform X1, with protein sequence MSSNTLSAVLEKQIRRLCLNDFPCGNGSWRKSKDSAEGPGTEETDALLDLLSCPHSPWGHEESWSPQAAALRQLAVLTPERLHADFIYKYFTTFHIVDKDVSIIDDGLLKFSKLEELVLTANKISEIPVKNLPNTLKILELRANRLSALSSLTNHPPPRLQYLGLGFNSLGSHDIAHLTGRHWPHLVCLDLSDCEFQDQPALLNSLSTLPCLKTLMLQGNPFTLVSSFPGFTVDSLPQLCFLDALLISSEERRRFRGLAEMSDLIANRASVTVSVGTMRGIPNPLMSVDQNAPGFPVVTYSYFITYKFLKVDNEPEVDTAARAHATEDSCSDADVRSNNNCERQMSKPDTEAWMVGTEETCHVSRHTTSKLPWSECMDFSDTQTYIVSDVGGLKKFFNQGFCLTLEEEKVLSWPAASEEIPVAKPSQTTKEKKGGNEKECPIKSGSTKDKKKKSVPELVQDAPIKRILGSVHVPLQSLLRGSQKVDTLCDFGALHQESEMEAAQTLEKDLGKKIKEDKKKEDKESKWRGGNSTQQKNTTSSKSDRGKQEHKADVHKDNSVCIHPDPVTVELSVELEKWRSVSEAHQVS encoded by the exons ATGAGCTCGAACACACTTTCTGCTGTGTTAGAGAAGCAGATCCGCCGCCTGTGTCTGAATGACTTTCCTTGTGGAAATGGCAGCTGG AGGAAGAGCAAAGACAGTGCAGAGGGACCAGGAACAGAAGAGACAGACGCTCTGCTGGACCTGTTGAGCTGCCCTCACTCTCCGTGGGGGCATGAAGAATCATGGAGCCCTCAGGCTGCGGCCCTGAGACAGCTGGCCGTGCTTACGCCCGAACGCCTGCACGCCGACTTCATTTACAAATACTTCACTACGTTTCATATCGTGGACAAGGAT GTGTCGATCATCGACGACGGCCTGTTAAAGTTCTCGAAGCTGGAGGAATTGGTGCTGACTGCAAACAAAATCTCAGAAATCCCTGTAAAGAACCTTCCCAATACTTTGAAG ATTTTGGAGCTACGTGCCAACCGGTTGTCTGCCCTGAGCAGTCTCACCAACCATCCTCCTCCTCGCCTACAGTACCTCGGCCTCGGCTTCAACAGCCTGGGTTCTCATGATATTGCTCATCTTACAGGAAGACACTG GCCACATCTGGTGTGTTTGGACCTCAGTGACTGTGAGTTTCAGGACCAGCCCGCCCTGCTGAACTCCCTGAGCACTCTCCCCTGTCTCAAGACACTGATGCTGCAGGGAAACCCTTTCACCCTCGTGTCCTCGTTCCCGGGCTTCACTGTGGACAGTCTCCCACAGCTCTGTTTCCTGGACGCTCTGTTGATCTCATCTGAAGAACGGCGCCGTTTTAGAGGCTTGGCTGAGATGAGTG ATCTGATAGCGAACCGGGCATCAGTCACAGTGAGTGTGGGCACGATGAGGGGGATCCCAAACCCGTTGATGAGTGTGGATCAAAACGCTCCTGGCTTCCCTGTTGTCACATACAGCTATTTTATCACATACAAGTTCCTG AAAGTTGACAATGAGCCTGAGGTTGACACAGCAGCCAGAGCACACGCGACGGAAGACAGCTGCAGTGACGCTGATGTACGTTCAAACAATAATTGTGAAAGACAAATGTCTAAACCAGACACTGAGGCCTGGATGGTCGGGACTGAAGAAACCTGCCATG tgTCAAGACACACCACATCAAAACTGCCATGGTCAGAGTGCATGGACTTCAGTGACACACAGACTTACATTGTTAGTGATGTAGGAGGCTTAAAGAAATTCTTCAATCAAGGATTTTGTCTTACGCTAGAGGAGGAAAAG GTCCTATCATGGCCTGCAGCCTCTGAGGAGATCCCTGTGGCCAAACCCAGTCAAactacaaaagaaaagaaaggtggAAACGAAAAAGAG TGTCCAATCAAATCTGGTtccacaaaagacaaaaagaagaaatctgTACCAGAACTGGTCCAGGATGCCCCCATTAAAAGAATCCTTGGGTCTGTCCATGTTCCCCTGCAAAGCCTGCTCAGAGGAAGTCAAAAGGTTGATACCCTCTGTGACTTTGGTGCCCTGCACCAAGAGTCTGAGATGGAAGCTGCACAAACACTTGAAAAG GATCtgggaaagaaaatcaaagaggacaaaaagaaagaggacaaagaATCAAAGTGGAGAGGAGGCAACAGTACACAGCAAAAGAATACAACATCTTCTAAAT CAGACAGAGGCAAGCAGGAACACAAGGCAGACGTCCACAAAGACAACTCAGTGTGTATCCATCCGGACCCGGTGACTGTGGAGTTGAGTGTTGAGCTGGAGAAATGGCGATCTGTGTCTGAAGCTCACCAAGTCTCCTAA
- the LOC113138535 gene encoding leucine-rich repeat-containing protein 43-like isoform X2, with translation MSSNTLSAVLEKQIRRLCLNDFPCGNGSWRKSKDSAEGPGTEETDALLDLLSCPHSPWGHEESWSPQAAALRQLAVLTPERLHADFIYKYFTTFHIVDKDVSIIDDGLLKFSKLEELVLTANKISEIPVKNLPNTLKILELRANRLSALSSLTNHPPPRLQYLGLGFNSLGSHDIAHLTGRHWPHLVCLDLSDCEFQDQPALLNSLSTLPCLKTLMLQGNPFTLVSSFPGFTVDSLPQLCFLDALLISSEERRRFRGLAEMSDLIANRASVTVSVGTMRGIPNPLMSVDQNAPGFPVVTYSYFITYKFLKVDNEPEVDTAARAHATEDSCSDADVRSNNNCERQMSKPDTEAWMVGTEETCHVSRHTTSKLPWSECMDFSDTQTYIVSDVGGLKKFFNQGFCLTLEEEKVLSWPAASEEIPVAKPSQTTKEKKGGNEKECPIKSGSTKDKKKKSVPELVQDAPIKRILGSVHVPLQSLLRGSQKVDTLCDFGALHQESEMEAAQTLEKDLGKKIKEDKKKEDKESKWRGGNSTQQKNTTSSKYRGKQEHKADVHKDNSVCIHPDPVTVELSVELEKWRSVSEAHQVS, from the exons ATGAGCTCGAACACACTTTCTGCTGTGTTAGAGAAGCAGATCCGCCGCCTGTGTCTGAATGACTTTCCTTGTGGAAATGGCAGCTGG AGGAAGAGCAAAGACAGTGCAGAGGGACCAGGAACAGAAGAGACAGACGCTCTGCTGGACCTGTTGAGCTGCCCTCACTCTCCGTGGGGGCATGAAGAATCATGGAGCCCTCAGGCTGCGGCCCTGAGACAGCTGGCCGTGCTTACGCCCGAACGCCTGCACGCCGACTTCATTTACAAATACTTCACTACGTTTCATATCGTGGACAAGGAT GTGTCGATCATCGACGACGGCCTGTTAAAGTTCTCGAAGCTGGAGGAATTGGTGCTGACTGCAAACAAAATCTCAGAAATCCCTGTAAAGAACCTTCCCAATACTTTGAAG ATTTTGGAGCTACGTGCCAACCGGTTGTCTGCCCTGAGCAGTCTCACCAACCATCCTCCTCCTCGCCTACAGTACCTCGGCCTCGGCTTCAACAGCCTGGGTTCTCATGATATTGCTCATCTTACAGGAAGACACTG GCCACATCTGGTGTGTTTGGACCTCAGTGACTGTGAGTTTCAGGACCAGCCCGCCCTGCTGAACTCCCTGAGCACTCTCCCCTGTCTCAAGACACTGATGCTGCAGGGAAACCCTTTCACCCTCGTGTCCTCGTTCCCGGGCTTCACTGTGGACAGTCTCCCACAGCTCTGTTTCCTGGACGCTCTGTTGATCTCATCTGAAGAACGGCGCCGTTTTAGAGGCTTGGCTGAGATGAGTG ATCTGATAGCGAACCGGGCATCAGTCACAGTGAGTGTGGGCACGATGAGGGGGATCCCAAACCCGTTGATGAGTGTGGATCAAAACGCTCCTGGCTTCCCTGTTGTCACATACAGCTATTTTATCACATACAAGTTCCTG AAAGTTGACAATGAGCCTGAGGTTGACACAGCAGCCAGAGCACACGCGACGGAAGACAGCTGCAGTGACGCTGATGTACGTTCAAACAATAATTGTGAAAGACAAATGTCTAAACCAGACACTGAGGCCTGGATGGTCGGGACTGAAGAAACCTGCCATG tgTCAAGACACACCACATCAAAACTGCCATGGTCAGAGTGCATGGACTTCAGTGACACACAGACTTACATTGTTAGTGATGTAGGAGGCTTAAAGAAATTCTTCAATCAAGGATTTTGTCTTACGCTAGAGGAGGAAAAG GTCCTATCATGGCCTGCAGCCTCTGAGGAGATCCCTGTGGCCAAACCCAGTCAAactacaaaagaaaagaaaggtggAAACGAAAAAGAG TGTCCAATCAAATCTGGTtccacaaaagacaaaaagaagaaatctgTACCAGAACTGGTCCAGGATGCCCCCATTAAAAGAATCCTTGGGTCTGTCCATGTTCCCCTGCAAAGCCTGCTCAGAGGAAGTCAAAAGGTTGATACCCTCTGTGACTTTGGTGCCCTGCACCAAGAGTCTGAGATGGAAGCTGCACAAACACTTGAAAAG GATCtgggaaagaaaatcaaagaggacaaaaagaaagaggacaaagaATCAAAGTGGAGAGGAGGCAACAGTACACAGCAAAAGAATACAACATCTTCTAAAT ACAGAGGCAAGCAGGAACACAAGGCAGACGTCCACAAAGACAACTCAGTGTGTATCCATCCGGACCCGGTGACTGTGGAGTTGAGTGTTGAGCTGGAGAAATGGCGATCTGTGTCTGAAGCTCACCAAGTCTCCTAA